The DNA region GTCTTCGAGGACGCCGACGTGCTCGTCGTGGACAAGCCGGCCGGCATGGTCACGCATCCCGGAGCGGGACGCATGACGGGCACGCTCGCCGCCGCCGCGCTCCATCACGCGCCCGCCATCGCCGGCGTGGGCGGGCCGCGTCGCCCCGGCATCGTGCACCGCCTCGACAAGGGCACCTCCGGCCTGATCGTGCTCGCCAAGACGCCGGCGGCCTACGATTCGCTCACCGCGCAGCTCGCCCGTCGCACGGTGAGCCGCCGCTATCTGGCTGTCGCCGATGGCCGTTTGCCCCGCGCTGAGGGCACGATCGACGCCCCGATCGGCCGCGATCCCCGCTCGCGCGTCCGCATGGCGGTCACCGCGGCCGGCAAGGGGCGGCGCGCGCTCACGCGGTACCGCGTGCTCGAGCGCTTCGCCGACGCCACACTGGTGGAGTGCCGGCTCGAGACGGGGCGGACGCATCAGATCCGCGTCCATCTGGCCTCGCTCGGCCATCCACTGCTGGGCGACGATACCTACGGGCGCCGCCGCACGGGCGCGGCCGACCCCGTCCGCGCGGCCCTCGTCGCCGGGCTCGAGGGTGTAGCGCTGCACGCCGTCGGCCTCGCCTTCCTGCATCCGGTCACGGGCGAGCGGATCGATCTCACTGCCGAGATCCCGACGCGGCTCGACCGTCTTTTGGCGCATCTGCGCGCGACGGCAGGCGCGGAGCGCAGGCGGCGCCCGCGGCGGTAGCGTCTCCTCCCCGCCCGAAAAGTGCGGGACCGTGTCGCTTCTTCGCACCTGCGTCGCGGGTCCCCGACACCTAAATAGTCGAAAAATCTGAGGGTGGCGTCTGCCGTCACCCTTGGCAAGCCCCGTGCTACGATCAAACGCGTATGCGATCCGGCCCTGCGTCCGCCTTGACCGTGATCATCCTGGCCGCGGGCGACTCGAAGCGCATGAAGTCCAGCCGGCCCAAGGTCCTGCATCCCCTCTGCGGCCGTCCCCTCATTCACTATCCCGTTGCGGTGGCCCGCGCCCTCGGCGGCACGGTGGTCCTCGTGGTCGGGCGCGGGTCCGACGACGTCCGGGCGGCGGTCGGCGAGGCGTCCGATCTGCTCTTCGTCGAGCAGAAGGAGCGGCGCGGGACGGGCCACGCGGTGCTTCAGACGAAGCCCGTGTGCCGGGACGCGACCGGGACCATCCTCGTCATCCCCGGCGATCAGCCGCTGATGTCGGAGGCGATGCTGCGCGGGCTCGTCGAGCACCACGTGGCCGCCGGCGCCGCCGCCACGCTCCTCACCGCCTGCGTGGACGATCCCACCGGCTACGGCCGCGTGGTCCGCGAGCAGGGGCAGCCGACCGCGATCGTCGAGCATCGCGACGCCACGGCCGCCCAGCGCGAGATCCACGAGATCGGCACCAGCGTGTACTGCTTCGACGCCGCTACGTTCTGGCCCGCGCTGGATCAGGTGACGCCGC from Candidatus Methylomirabilota bacterium includes:
- a CDS encoding RluA family pseudouridine synthase, whose product is MRLDATVAPDEAGTRLDRWLAARLPDISRTRLKGLVDAGRVRVDGRAAKAALRLRAGARVEADVPPPPPETLAPEPVVLRVVFEDADVLVVDKPAGMVTHPGAGRMTGTLAAAALHHAPAIAGVGGPRRPGIVHRLDKGTSGLIVLAKTPAAYDSLTAQLARRTVSRRYLAVADGRLPRAEGTIDAPIGRDPRSRVRMAVTAAGKGRRALTRYRVLERFADATLVECRLETGRTHQIRVHLASLGHPLLGDDTYGRRRTGAADPVRAALVAGLEGVALHAVGLAFLHPVTGERIDLTAEIPTRLDRLLAHLRATAGAERRRRPRR